A window of the Polypterus senegalus isolate Bchr_013 chromosome 4, ASM1683550v1, whole genome shotgun sequence genome harbors these coding sequences:
- the mrpl35 gene encoding 39S ribosomal protein L35, mitochondrial isoform X1 — MAAALRSLSAVLRPLISVAQRSTCNFWQSACKFSTLNVGCHHRTAIQHSFQPSMTVSDHLKCSPSIFPSVVPLLPNLLQQPSRHLTYYSLRKGKRKSVKAVVKRFLRLHCGLWLRRKAGYKKKLWKKKPAHKRRLQQHVFCNKTQSKLLDKMTTSFWKRRNWFANDPYLKYHDRPQLKV, encoded by the exons ATGGCGGCCGCCTTGAGAAGTCTTTCAG cAGTGTTGAGACCCCTCATTTCTGTGGCTCAGAGAAGTACATGCAACTTTTGGCAGAGTGCTTGTAAGTTTTCTACTTTGAATGTTGGCTGTCATCATAGAACTGCAATTCAGCACTCATTTCAGCCATCAATGACAGTTTCAGATCATTTGAAATGTTCACCCAGCATTTTTCcaag tGTTGTTCCTCTGCTTCCAAATCTTCTTCAGCAGCCATCCAGGCATCTTACCTACTACAGCCTACGTAAAGGGAAGAGGAAATCTGTGAAGGCTGTTGTCAAGAGGTTCCTAAGGCTGCACTGTGGCCTTTGGCTGAGaagaaag GCTGGCTACAAGAAGAAACTTTGGAAGAAAAAACCTGCTCACAAGAGGCGGCTACAGCAGCATGTGTTTTGtaacaaaacacaaagtaaattgCTGGACAAAATGACCACATCTTTCTGGAAGAGGAGGAACTGGTTTGCTAATGACCCCTACCTTAAATACCATGATCGCCCTCAGCTGAAGGTTTAA
- the mrpl35 gene encoding 39S ribosomal protein L35, mitochondrial isoform X2 — protein MAAALRSLSVLRPLISVAQRSTCNFWQSACKFSTLNVGCHHRTAIQHSFQPSMTVSDHLKCSPSIFPSVVPLLPNLLQQPSRHLTYYSLRKGKRKSVKAVVKRFLRLHCGLWLRRKAGYKKKLWKKKPAHKRRLQQHVFCNKTQSKLLDKMTTSFWKRRNWFANDPYLKYHDRPQLKV, from the exons ATGGCGGCCGCCTTGAGAAGTCTTTCAG TGTTGAGACCCCTCATTTCTGTGGCTCAGAGAAGTACATGCAACTTTTGGCAGAGTGCTTGTAAGTTTTCTACTTTGAATGTTGGCTGTCATCATAGAACTGCAATTCAGCACTCATTTCAGCCATCAATGACAGTTTCAGATCATTTGAAATGTTCACCCAGCATTTTTCcaag tGTTGTTCCTCTGCTTCCAAATCTTCTTCAGCAGCCATCCAGGCATCTTACCTACTACAGCCTACGTAAAGGGAAGAGGAAATCTGTGAAGGCTGTTGTCAAGAGGTTCCTAAGGCTGCACTGTGGCCTTTGGCTGAGaagaaag GCTGGCTACAAGAAGAAACTTTGGAAGAAAAAACCTGCTCACAAGAGGCGGCTACAGCAGCATGTGTTTTGtaacaaaacacaaagtaaattgCTGGACAAAATGACCACATCTTTCTGGAAGAGGAGGAACTGGTTTGCTAATGACCCCTACCTTAAATACCATGATCGCCCTCAGCTGAAGGTTTAA